In Danaus plexippus chromosome 17, MEX_DaPlex, whole genome shotgun sequence, one DNA window encodes the following:
- the LOC133319351 gene encoding uncharacterized protein LOC133319351 isoform X2 has protein sequence MFESLVSRLTSPPVSRRRHTVHAAREVCSEPEEEAAPVQRRSRAAKQLLDKRRKARLSCADLTIATNGEPERTSRMDALKAFLPLRQSKSLGRLDGLKEVSAV, from the exons ATGTTTGAGTCTCTCGTGTCACGGCTCACGTCGCCGCCGGTGTCGCGACGGAGACATACGGTGCATGCTGCAAGGGAGGTTTGCAGCGAGCCAGAGGAAGAGGCAGCACCAGTACAGCGTCGTTCAAGGGCCGCTAAACAACTACTAGACAAGCGTCGTAAAGCAAGACTTTCATGTGCTGATCTTACCATTGCGACTAATGGGGAACCCGAACGTACATCGCGCATGGACGCGCTCAAAGCTTTCTTGCCATTACGACAGTCGAAATCCCTTGGAAGACTCGACGGTCTCAAAGAG GTAAGTGCCGTATAA
- the LOC133319351 gene encoding uncharacterized protein LOC133319351 isoform X1, whose amino-acid sequence MFESLVSRLTSPPVSRRRHTVHAAREVCSEPEEEAAPVQRRSRAAKQLLDKRRKARLSCADLTIATNGEPERTSRMDALKAFLPLRQSKSLGRLDGLKEVFCYSNYYVNHHRRCLIQDEPEKNRYETREPLIFRR is encoded by the exons ATGTTTGAGTCTCTCGTGTCACGGCTCACGTCGCCGCCGGTGTCGCGACGGAGACATACGGTGCATGCTGCAAGGGAGGTTTGCAGCGAGCCAGAGGAAGAGGCAGCACCAGTACAGCGTCGTTCAAGGGCCGCTAAACAACTACTAGACAAGCGTCGTAAAGCAAGACTTTCATGTGCTGATCTTACCATTGCGACTAATGGGGAACCCGAACGTACATCGCGCATGGACGCGCTCAAAGCTTTCTTGCCATTACGACAGTCGAAATCCCTTGGAAGACTCGACGGTCTCAAAGAG GTTTTCTGCTATAGTAATTACTATGTCAATCATCACAGAAGATGTTTGATCCAAGACGAGCCAGAGAAGAACCGTTACGAAACACGCGAACCTCTGATATTCCGCAGATAG
- the LOC133319351 gene encoding uncharacterized protein LOC133319351 isoform X3: MFESLVSRLTSPPVSRRRHTVHAAREVCSEPEEEAAPVQRRSRAAKQLLDKRRKARLSCADLTIATNGEPERTSRMDALKAFLPLRQSKSLGRLDGLKE; this comes from the exons ATGTTTGAGTCTCTCGTGTCACGGCTCACGTCGCCGCCGGTGTCGCGACGGAGACATACGGTGCATGCTGCAAGGGAGGTTTGCAGCGAGCCAGAGGAAGAGGCAGCACCAGTACAGCGTCGTTCAAGGGCCGCTAAACAACTACTAGACAAGCGTCGTAAAGCAAGACTTTCATGTGCTGATCTTACCATTGCGACTAATGGGGAACCCGAACGTACATCGCGCATGGACGCGCTCAAAGCTTTCTTGCCATTACGACAGTCGAAATCCCTTGGAAGACTCGACGGTCTCAAAGAG TAA